One Epinephelus lanceolatus isolate andai-2023 chromosome 17, ASM4190304v1, whole genome shotgun sequence genomic window carries:
- the aifm2 gene encoding ferroptosis suppressor protein 1 — protein MGGQASSVEDVHVVVVGGGFGGIAVAQQLKSGGLCFTLIDMRDAFHHNVAALRASVQPGFARRTFIPYAETFGDSFVQGRVQRVDTDRQTVVLEGGREIQYSHLILCTGTDGTFPGKFNTVASYQTAVQTYEDFVKQVQAAGSVLVVGGGSTGVEMAAEIKTEYPDKKVVLIHSRTVLADPQLLPSVRQQAKEVLLEKGVELLLGDKVANLSQLQLNVTQRNTEVRTERGDTLTTDLIICCTGLRVNSAAYASSFSGCLADNGALKVNDHLQVEGFSNVFAVGDCANVNEPKMAYHAGLHATVAVSNIINSLSGKELTSYRTGNVTMLLAMGRDDGVGQFNGLRLPRCLVALGKSRDLLLWKSWREMQQKQP, from the exons aTGGGGGGTCAGGCCTCGTCAGTAGAGGACGTCCATGTCGTGGTCGTTGGCGGTGGATTCGGAGGCATCGCGGTGGCTCAGCAGCTGAAATCTGGAGGACTTTGTTTCACTCTGATCGACATGAGAGACGCTTTTCATCACAACGTGGCGGCGCTCAGAGCGTCCGTACAGCCTG GCTTCGCTCGGAGGACCTTCATCCCATACGCTGAGACCTTTGGAGACAGTTTTGTTCAGGGACGAGTTCAGCGAGTCGACACCGACAGACAGACGGTCGTCCTGGAGGGAGGAAGG GAGATCCAGTACTCCCACCTCATCCTGTGTACTGGGACTGATGGAACCTTCCCCGGGAAGTTTAACACCGTGGCGTCGTATCAGACCGCCGTCCAGACATATGAGGACTTCGTCAAGCAG gtgcaggCAGCAGGCTCAGTGTTGGTGGTGGGAGGAGGGTCGACCGGTGTGGAGATGGCTGCTGAGATCAAGACTGAGTATCCGGACAAGAAG GTGGTTCTGATCCACTCCCGAACGGTGCTGGCCGACCCACAGTTGCTGCCCAGCGTCAGGCAGCAGGCGAAGGAGGTTCTGCTGGAGAAAGgggtggagctgctgctgg GTGACAAAGTTGCCAACCTGTCGCAGCTGCAACTAAACGTGACTCAGAGGAACACGGAGGTGAGGACAGAGCGAGGAGACACGCTGACCACAGATCTGATCATCTGCTGCACCGGGCTCAGGGTCAACTCTGCCGCCTACGCCTCGAGCTTCT CGGGCTGCCTGGCTGATAATGGAGCTTTGAAGGTGAACGATCACCTGCAGGTTGAAGGTTTCTCTAATGTCTTTGCTGTGGGCGACTGCGCCAATGTCAACGAGCCCAAGATGGCGTACCACGCCGGGCTGCACGCCACCGTCGCCGTGAGCAACATTATCAATAGTCTGAGCGGGAAGGAGCTGACCTCATATcgcacag GTAACGTCACCATGTTGCTGGCGATGGGTCGTGACGACGGTGTGGGTCAGTTTAACGGGCTGAGGTTGCCTCGTTGCCTGGTTGCCCTGGGGAAGAGTCGAGATCTGCTGCTGTGGAAGAGCTGGAGGGAGATGCAACAGAAGcaaccctga
- the LOC117248348 gene encoding very long chain fatty acid elongase 6-like codes for MLQVNETQLPVLSEYSFERRFDERGAIQWMQANWSKSFVFSALYAALVFGGQHYMKPRPKMNLRRPLILWSLSLALFSIIGAIRTSSYMFHILSSSGFRQSICDQSFYNGPVSKFWAYAFVLSKAPELGDTAFIVLRKQKLLFLHWYHHITVLLYSWYSYKDMVAGGGWFMTMNYTVHALMYSYYAARAAGLCVPRPFAVLITSAQIGQMAMGLTVSALVYRWMQHGDCPSRLDNITWAAIMYLSYLLLFSNFFYQTYLRRRGDAKTHKAE; via the exons atGCTGCAGGTGAATGAGACGCAGCTTCCGGTCCTGTCGGAGTACAGCTTCGAGCGGCGCTTTGACGAGAGAGGAGCGATTCAGTGGATGCAGGCTAACTG GAGCAAGTCTTTCGTGTTCAGCGCTCTGTACGCCGCCCTGGTGTTCGGAGGTCAGCACTACATGAAGCCTCGACCCAAAATGAACCTGCGGCGGCCGCTCATCCTCTGGTCGCTCAGCCTCGCCCTCTTCAG caTCATCGGTGCGATCCGGACCAGCTCCTACATGTTCCACATCCTGAGCAGCAGCGGCTTCAGACAGTCCATCTGTGACCAGAGCTTCTATAACGGACCCGTCAGCAAGTTCTGGGCCTACGCCTTCGTCCTGAGCAAAGCTCCAGAGCTCG GCGACACGGCGTTCATCGTGCTGAGGAAGCAGAAGCTGCTCTTCCTGCACTGGTACCACCACATCACCGTGCTGCTGTACTCCTGGTACTCCTACAAAGACATGGTGGCCGGCGGTGGCTGGTTCATGACCATGAACTACACCGTGCACGCGCTCATGTACAGCTACTACGCGGCGCGCGCCGCCGGCCTGTGCGTGCCGCGGCCGTTCGCCGTGCTCATCACCAGCGCTCAGATCGGTCAGATGGCGATGGGGCTGACGGTGAGCGCGCTGGTGTACCGCTGGATGCAGCACGGAGACTGCCCCTCCCGCCTCGACAACATCACCTGGGCCGCCATCATGTACCTCAGctacctgctgctcttctccaaCTTCTTCTACCAGACGTACCTGCGCCGCCGCGGGGACGCCAAGACACATAAGGCTGAGTAG